From the Hevea brasiliensis isolate MT/VB/25A 57/8 chromosome 13, ASM3005281v1, whole genome shotgun sequence genome, the window CCGGAGTGCAGCCTCTCTTGCAGCATCACGTACTTCAGGCTTCTCAGTTCGCCTCTTCTGTATGACTTCCAAAGTAGCACCAACTATAGACCTAGAGTAAGGCATTTTTGTAGCGCGACGTCTCTTCTTAACGGTTTCAGCAGCAATATCCTGTGAACGTTAACATGCAATGCATTATTTGTTCCTTTATAAACAGAAATATATCCCTGATATAAAAATAACAACCAGAAAAAGCAAGGAAAAGAAAAATCACCTTCTTATGTTGCTTCCTGTACATGGCTGTCCAAGTTAGCTTTGAGGGCTTCAATCGGTTGTGGAAGTACCTCTTGCATTTTGAATTGGCAAAGAGGAATACCTTAATTGATCATAATCACAGAGATTATTAAGTTTTGTCAACTAAAAAAAAGGAACGTATGCCAGATAAAACAATCTACATTCAACAACAACACTGACAATTACCTGGGAATCTGAGCGAACAAATCTGATGCCCTTACCAGGGTATATCTTTGCCCCGCTAAAGCGACAAAGTTCAGTCCTGAaattacgaatattagcaattactCCAAGATTCACATCTTAAATGCATTCACTTCATAGGAGACATGCTATTCAACTTTCTCTCAAAAGATTAGAAGTTATAATCCCAGAAAGAAACAGATAAAAAGCCACAAGGTGACAATCTATCATCAATAGGGATATCCCAAAACAGAACATGCATGTTCGACCGCTATCATGATAACGAATCTAAGACCACCAATGACCACATTGTCATGATTATGATAGATCCTGGTTCACAAAGTCCAAAAAACCTCCAAATGGTACCCAATAATTACCTATATTCTCTGATGCTATTTCATAAACTAACAGTAACAAATTCTACAaactttcaatttaattaatcttaaagACACGTTAATGTTTTTGCACCATCTTGAATCAAACCCGGgaaaaaaaacaaagcataataggACAAGTATAAAAGATTTCCAGGTGTCGCATACAATACGCTACAAACAGAATTACTTAGGAGATGATGATCATCAGAGTATAACTACATAGGACTATGGAATTTTTCGGTTGAAATCCTGTTATCTATTGACTACAAGAAATTTAATTCCTACTTACAATATCAAAATTTCTGTTGTCATCTTAACATATTAACAACAGTTTTACTGGGAACACCTATTAGCATCAAACATTCtacaaacatatatatatatatatatatatatatatatatatatatatatatatatatatatatatatatataattccttCAGCCACAAACAAGAAATTTCACATAGCAATGCCATTTCCTTGTAACAAAACCGTGATTTCTCAAATTATCCTAAATCCTAAACCAGAAAGAAAATTCCTTTGCCAACAATAAGAAAGCCAACCAAAAGCTATTTGCAGCTATCGCTAACCCAAAAATTTAGAAAATCGCATACACAGGTCAGGGATAAGAAAATGCACAAACCCACAATTTCTATAGTTTGGTTAATCACTAGGAGAGTGAAAAATGAAGGGAATAAAATTTTCGTTTCTTCTCCATTTATGCATCTTACAGGCACTGAAATGCAATCAACGGTAACTGAAATTTCTTTTGGGAGAAAAGAAAAACGTACTTGAGAACCATGGCAGCGGCAGCAGCAAATGTACCTGAGACACAGAATTCGGCTgaagagaaataataaaataaaataaaataaaaaaacctAAAATAAGTAAGTCAGGCCCACGAGTCATGACATTTTGGGCTTGAGAGGGCGCTGTATGGCCGCCTGGCAAGCTTGTGCAGTTGTGTGAGCTTCGTGTTTGGAAATAGAGACTCCGAAATCAAATGCAAATTAAACCTCAAATTTACCGTTTAGGTCATTAATGGTAAAGCATTGGGTGCACCCAGTAGTAAATAAATCAATTGTTTCTTGAATTCTATTAATTaacttttatattatattaaatttatttttcaatctAAGCAAAATTATAATACGAGAATATtaaatttgtaaaaaaaattgtttttcgtaatttgattttaaattttgaatttttaatatttataattaaaattatttgtaaattaatttttacacactcaaattttatttatttttaaataattttaaaaacacAATTTCCTAAATAACATTAGCTAAGTGAGTTAATTCATGCGCTACTGTGGAAAGCTAATTCACTCGTTATCTAATTAGCTCTTGAACTGATGTGAGCAAAGTTAGTAAGCGATTTGGAGTAGGGGAGGTGTAGGCCTTCCCATCGgtcagatccaaattgatttgacgCTGGAATCGATTTGTTTAAGACTTTATTGGAATGAATTATATTTATTCATGGTTATGGTTAATTTTGATTTAAACTCAGtttcaattttgaaattttgatatttttattttgatttgaaaATGATATCGTATGGCATTGTTTAAAATTAACGGTGAAAATTAAGGGTGTGGTGGGTTGACTTTTTGGTTTAGGTTTAGATTTGACCTGTTGTGCTCAAttttttgttgaaattttaataaaaattattactatttaaaaaaattgcctttttgttttaaaaaaaaatctaatttaggCTCTGTTTATTTaaagaaatatatattttttaaatatttttatattttctaatatTTAAGGGTGTTTaagaaatttgataaaaaaaataagttatttgtcaaagtaaaataacataaaaataagaaaaaatgacTTTTCATTTTTAAAGTCAAAAGTCATTTTCTTAATTCAACTCTGCCAACTTTCATAATACTTTACTTAATAAATTTTgtgaataataatataaaatactaAACATTGgtcaaataacaaaaaaatatttgtatgtaaaatatattttaaaaaataatttattaaaattattttttacatataaattattttctgtgAAATATACAAAAACTTGAatgcaattaaaatctttaaataGATGATTTTAATCTAATTATGGTTCAAGATTtaaaaaatagggaaaactcaatCTATCCCCTCACAGCTAATTCGATTTTAATTTAAGCCCTTAAATTATTTAGTTCAATTGATtacgaatttgattttaatcTGAACCAGTCTCTGGTTGAGTCTATATGGTAGGACTTTAAATTAATTAGTAGTTGGGCTGGAGTTATGGGCCCCTGAAATTTTAGTTCTACCAACCGATAACTGCTCAATTGATGGCTTTAAGTTTAGGGAATGTTTGATTTaactatttaatataattaataattattaattaataattgatagtaaatgataattaatttatattaagtgtttaataaaattatgtttaatttttattattaatatgtaaaatgactaataaaaggtatatattatataatttattttattattgaaataaatataatattataaatttattttattatattattattaaattaaatatatattaattaatttattatattatatcatttattttataattaaattatttaaaaaataattaaataacttcaaatacttataattaattttaagtttttaaatataaaaaacatatctttataataaataaatattttatattattaataaaaaaatattttaacaaagttataATATGTTAATGAAGATgttaaattataaatgaaaaagatGAAAACAGTAatgatattaatttttgagttaattgAAAAATGATAATAtggtataaataaaaaataaaataaaatcagttaTCAGCTAAGAAACAGTTCTAAAAATAGAATTGATATGAATTACAGTCGATAGATATTATATTAATTACCCATTAGTTATTAGCTTtacttttttaaatttattaaaaactcTAGTTCATCTGTTTGAGTGTCTATCAACTATCAATTGTATTCAATAGCTGAATCAAATACCTCTTTAGTTCACATTTAGGCGTAGTTGTATTTCAGTTTTCCATTTTCTTCCCCCATtttaatggtttttttttttttttaaaaatggatTGTTTGATCCACTTTTTGAGtacaattaataattaatagACACTTAAATAGATAAATTAAAGTGTTTGATAACTTttaaaaaatagagctgataactGATAAGTAACTGATATAATATTTATCAGTTGTAGTTTGTATTAACTTTATTCtaatagttattttttatttgttgataactgattttattttattttttattcaaactatattatattttttcatgtaactcaaaatttaatattattaatgttatttgattttatcttttttatttacaaGCTTAACACTTTAATTAGGAGAttgcaattttattaaaatattttctattaataaaataaaatataaaatacttatttattataaaaataaatttttttctaaaaacttaaaattattagattttattcttttatcaataataataataattactttattattttataaccaaaattttaaaattattgaattgttttctttttaaaatgatataattattttcttatttcaattataaaataaataatatgatataatatatcaataattatatttttattttaataatataataaatgatatactatattaaattaataaatatgtatttattttaataataaaataaattatataataaatattattattattattatttattttatatattaataataataattaaatataattttattaaatacttaacataaatttattatcattaattatcAACTAACAATAAATAGTCATGGGTTAATGTCTAGGATTGCTTGGCATACCCATTATCAAAGTCAATTAATTGATAATTTACTTGAACGCCGAATAATATggtttttaatgaaatttaaacACTGACGATATCATGTTTTGAGGTTATCAACTTACCATCAATATTGTCAAGACATGACGTAATTAAGTAAAGTCCATACGATAAAATTTAATGCTTTAAGTGCAAGTCATGTTATATGCATGCCCTATCTATTGAAATTGCATCTCATAATTAAGAAATTTAAGATATCAAGTTTATTAATCAAGttaaaaataatttgattttccattttaaaatttttgaaattcataaAGATTATCATTTCCAATAAATATCATACTAAGATGTGtttcataattttatttaatacgaTTATTTTAGccgataaaattaaaatttcattattcatgtattatttttttttaccaGAATGTATTAAGTTAATAAGGAAGAGTGAGCTCTTGACatttcttaaaaataaaatttaacattattacatgaaatttgatttaaaaatattttattttaaataataaaaataaatataatcaatAATTTCCTCCGATTCATATAAGGAAACAAAGAAAAAAGCTACTATATTATTGCTATTGTGTTATAACAATGTTGCCAATTATAGTTACCAAATCAACATGGATATATAGCTAGTTGATTATATATAAAGTAAAATCAACTTATTAtggaaaataatataatttaccgTAAATTTATAATTCAtcttataaaattttcataaaatattattttttaataaaaaaattacttacgaaaaattttattaactaaaaaaaaaaagtttattcatataaaaattttaagatataacttttatatgataaaatttgttaaaaaaaaaaaagaaacaggtTTTGGGGTttgttaaatattatttattaatttttttttaaaaaatgttatatatataatttttatgtaaaGAAACTTCAACTTTTtcgttaaattaataaaattttaataattaattattttataaaaaaataaatttacgaAAACCCCTTGAGATTAGTTATAAATTTAAAGACACCAATCAATCTTATACATAAAAGCATTTGTTAAAATGCATTCTATTAACCACTTAAGTAAGGCACACATGAATTATCATAATGTCAAATAGTGACATAGGTATGTATGCACAATATTATTTCCCTTGCCCCCACGCATAATTTTCCTTTTTAAGTGGAGGGGAAAGTGGGGAGAGAATTGTGCATGGAGAGCGAGGCGAGTGGCCATTGAAACAAGCAGTACAAGAAATTTGATGACCGTtcagaactagggttttgggggcTTGATTAAATCAAGTACTTTGCGAGTTTTGGATTAGAAAGTAAACTAAATTCCCATTTGACTAGGCTGATCTCGTTACACTCGTTGTAAGTCGGCTCACacattcaatttaaattttattttatgataCGATTCTATACAATATATAATAATGTATCTGCTCCAGCACTTACGTCATGGTTTTGTCGTTTACCTTTGGACAGATACCAAACAGTACATAGTGAGAGGGACTGAAGTCACTTCAGAGAAAGAAAGAGATAGAGAGAGGATCTGATTATGCATATCTGCTCTGCGTCAGAAACAGGCCTTGGTAACTGTAAAGGTCAACTGGGTCTTGTGTGCCTCTGATTTGGTTGGATACTGATGCATTATCGCATTTTGAAAAGTCTTTGTAAATAGTGTGAATGAGAGAGAGATCGTAATAAGATTTCAACTTTTTTTCTGTTTGGCTtttggttctttttttttttgtttttttctctGTCGTCTTTTTGAAACCTTTTCGTTTTACTGACCAACAGTTGGTCAAGCACTGAATGCTGTAGAAGCTGGCGGAAAATTagggtttcttcttttctttttctctcattTGGATGGTGTTTCAGAGATTTTCCCTTTGATAAGTTTGTGTTCTAGGGAGGGAAAAGAAAGGTGTGAACGGTGGATCAGaaagaagactttttttttttttcttcccccttgtcttttctaTTTCTTTAATCCCTTTTTCTTCTCGAGAGGGAGTGCAAATTCATGCATGGGGCGTTGACAATgaaacttctttttcttctctgATGAAAAATGCTACTGTAATAACCTTTGTTCAACGCTGGAGGTGGCTGGGGCTTTTAGATCAATACTTGATAGACAAGGAAAAAAATCTAAGCACATCCTTGCGAAACTGATAGCTCCTTTCGGATAAACCAAGAATAGAAAAGGGTCATCTTTTTGTTTTCCCATTTGGATGAGTTCTGGGGTTTGAGGATCAGTAATAGTAGCAGTGttaatagtggtggtggtggtgggggtTCAAAGATTGTGGCTGATATTGTTACACGGCAATACCATGCATAGTGGTGGCATTGGACATCGGCCACCAGTCGTCACTCCATCTATTCCCAAATCACccgccctctctctctctcttgtatGCCCCATCTTACAACACAACGTTTTTCTTTATTCATTGTGTACATTATTGTTGTTGAGTGTGATTTTGGTTTTATGCTTATTGTTGCTCTTGATAATGACGCTAACTTTTTTCGGTTAATTTATTTGAATGGGAATACAGAAAGGAAATATGGATACTCATGGTGATATGGGTCTACTTGGGGAACATTTGGATCCTATTATAGTGAGGAGGATCAAGGAGGATGGTTACGAGAGCAGGTCTGGCAGTGATAATCTGGAAGGTGCATCTGGGGATGATCAGGAGGCTGGAGAGGATCAACGGTGCCGGAAAAAGAAATACAATAGGCATACTCCTCATCAAATACAAGAGCTTGAAATGTATGGATTTATCTACTTATTTATGGTTAAGGGATCTGCATTTGTGTTTTCTAAACGTTGATTGAGGGATTTTGCTAAGGGGGCTTTTTTGTTGTCTGTTTCTGTGTTAATAGTTTCTTTAAGGAGTGTCCTCATCCTGATGAAAAACAAAGATCGGAACTTAGCAGGAGGCTTGGCTTGGAAAGCAAGCAAATCAAGTTTTGGTTCCAGAATAGGCGAACCCAAATGAAGGTAAATTGCTAAAATGTAGTTTGCCCTTtgatttttccttcattttccctTGTGTGTATTGAAGATTTTGCAATTGATCTTTTGAAATCAGAACCAATTGGAACGTCAAGAGAATATCATCCTTAGAGAAGAAAATGAGAAGCTTCGAGCTGAGAATGAGTTATTGAAGCAGAATATGACAGACCCAATTTGCAACAACTGTGGCAGCCCTGTGGTTCCTGGTCCTGTATCTTATGAGCAACAACAATTAAGGATTGAAAATGGTCGACTCAAGGATGAATTAGGTCGTGTTTGTGCTTTAGCCAACAAGTTCTTAGGTAGGCCTCTATCTTCGTCCTTCTGTCCTATCCCTCCCTTTGGTTCAAATTCCAAGTTGGACCTTTCAGTTGGGAGAAGTGGATATGGAGGTATATGCAATGTAGAGACGACATTGCCGTTTGGACTTGATTATGGTGGAGGTATCACAATGCCGTTAATGAAGCCGACGACTAGTCCTATGCTCAATGAAGTTCCTTATGATAGATCTATGTTTATAGATCTTGCATTAGCAGCCATGGATGAATTGATTAAGATAGCTCAGATTGATAGTCCTCTTTGGATCAAAAGCTTGGAAGGAGGAAAGGATGCCCTGAACTATGAGGAGTATATGAGGACGTTTTCCCCTTGTATTGGTGTGAAACCCAGCAGCTTTGTGACTGAGGCGACTAGAGAGACTGGTATAGTAATCATCAACAGCTTGGCTCTCGTTGAGACTTTGATGGATGTGGTATGTTACTCTTTATGCCATTTTGAAGCTTGTAATGATTTTATTTTAACTATAAACTACTAGGCTTTGATATctgtaatttgtttttacttttgTCTTTGTAAAACATTGTAGGCATGCTTGCTTTGTTAATATATAATCTTGCCATCTTATCCTTGTTGGTTTCTTTGCATTGGCTGAATCAATTTACTTATTCAGTAGTATAGCTATACAtttctcaataataataataataataataataataataataataataataattttcttcATAGTTACTTGTGCTAATGCTACACTTCTAGTGTTTGAATAGCTACTTTTAACTGTTTTTGTGAAAGTAGAACCGGTGGGTAGAAGCATTTCCTGGTCTGATTGCTAGAGCCTCCACAATTGATGTGATCTCGAGTGGCATGGGTGGAACTAAAAATGGTGCCTTGCAAGTGGTATGCTAATTTGCTACCTGTTTTTAGTCTTTAGCAGTAAAGCTGGCGCTAATGCAGGTTCTATTCCAGATGCAGGCAGAGTTTCAAGTGGTTTCACCTTTTGTCCCTGTGCGTCAAGTGAGGTTCCTTAGGTTCTGTAAGCAGCACGCAGAGGGTTTCGGGGCTGTGGTTGATGTTTCCATTGATGCAAACCAAGAAAGTTCCATTTCATTCCCATTCGCTGCTTGCAGGAGATTTCCTTCTGGCTGTATCATGCAAGATATGCCCAATGGTTGCTCCAAGGTAACTGCTTATGTAGATTTCTTTTATTTGTATGGCATATGTTTACATCCAATCTTTACTAGTCATTGTTATAGGTACATAATGAGGATATTGTGATAACTACATGATATAATCTTTTCTACTTTTGAGTTCAGTTTAGATTTCGTCTTTTGAAATTTGGGCAATTGGACGTGTTTCATTGACCCATGTTTTTTGGAATTGTTATTACTATCTAACATTGTGCACTATTTGATGACATTACCCTTAATGAAATATCATTAATTTATCTAATAATTTGACCTTTTATTATAATTTGACTAAGGAAAGATGCTccctttatttaaataaattgattCTTCAATTCCAATGCTAAGATTGCTTATTGTTTGCACTCAGTCAATTTCTACTTCTGAAGTTGAGGAAATCAAGGGTGCTTTAATTCAATATGATTACACACAATGAGGGACTTTTAAATTTAATGTCATTATATGATTCCTTCATCTTTAATTTAGTATTTTCATAATCTTTTTGTCCTGTTAGCCCTTGGAATTTACAATCTTTGATCTATAAAGTATGCATTTGATGCTTCTATTCCTATCTCTTCTGCTGTATTActggtttttttattttttatttttttattttttttattcgtCCACGAGGTGATATGACCTGGATCTAATCTTTATATAGTAATCTTATATCCTTAGTTCCTGTAAATTTCCCTTTTAACTTGTAAGGGAGGCCTCTATTTGATAATTGTTTGGGAACTCTCTCTTTCATCTCGTGAACACTTCCCTTATAGATTTCACTTTGTTCATCCATTTTTTCCTGACCTCCTATGTGGCCATATAATATTAGTACATGAAAATCTTCAAGCTATTTTATAGGTTGTTGCTTTTGACATTGGTTACATAGTTGAAACATGTGGGTTTTCACCATCTTTCTGCATTATGGAAAATATGTTAGTTTTGAAGCATCGATAAAATCTCCTGCACAACATATGCTGTGATAGACATCACTGGCTAATGCTGTCTCTCTCTTATTCCCAAACATTACTGGAGATGGTAAACTTTCCCTGCCTCCATGGTGTAAtaataaatgagttaaatggaTCCTAAAAATCTTCTTGAAGTCACTCAAGTATTGGTAAATTGAGCTTCTCAATTCCAAGTTTGTTCCTAGCTAGGTCAATAAGTTCTGCTGCATGCTTAGAGTTGGTAGatatacatatatcatatacGCATACATAATATACCCACATGTATAACTTGCATGCGTATGCAAGAATGTTGATTTATAGTCAAATGCAGGTTACCTGGGTGGAACACTCACAGTATGATGAGAGTGCAGTTCATCAACTTTATCGGTCAGTACTTAGTTCTGGCAGGGGCTTTGGTGCTCATAGGTGGCTTGCCACCCTACAGAGGTACTGCGAGTGTACGTCAGTCCTTATGTCTCCGACCATTTCTGGTGATGATCAGACAGGTCTTGCaacttcacttttttttttttaatatatatatgtataaaattttGTGACAAAGGTGGTTAGTCTAATACACTTACTGTCATGCTACAGTGATAAGTATAAGTGGTAAGAAAAGCATGGCAAAGCTAGCACAGCGCATGGTGGATAACTTTTGTTCTGGAGTTTGTGCTTCATCTTTGCACAAGTGGGATAAGCTTCTAGTTGGAAATGTGAGTGAAGATATTAGGATTTTGACCCGAAAGAATATTAATGAACCTGGCAAACCACCTGGTATCGTTTTGAGTGCTGCAACTTCTGTCTGGTTGCCAGTTATGCGGGAAAGGTTATTTGATTTCTTGCGTGATGAACGATCAAGAAGTGAATGGGACATTTTATCCCATGGTGGGATGATGCAGGAGATGGTCCACATTTCCAAGGGCCACTGTCGCGGGAATTGTGTTTCTCTCTTGCGGTCAAGTGTgagttaattattataatttatgttCTAATAGACAAAAAATCAATTTTCTTAGACTTTGCCAATTGTAAATCTCATGTTGATGTGCCTTAATTTGCAGGCTGTTTGTCCTAACGCAAATGAGAGCAGCATGATAATATTGCAAGAAACATGGAATGATGCCTCAAGTTCTCTGGTAGTATATGCACCAATTGACATAGCATCAATGGCTCTGGTGAAGAATGGTGGGGATTCCAACTATGTGGCTCTCTTGCCATCAGGATTTGTGATTCTTTCAGATGATCCAATCAGTCAAGGTGGTGCAAATTTCTGTAACGGGACCCTGATCAAAAGGGATAGTGATGGGGGTGATGGAGGAGGATCTCTCCTTACAGTTGGATTCCAAATTTTGGTGAATAACCTTCCTACAGCTAAGCTCACATTGGAGTCAGTGGAGACGGTGAATAGTCTGATATCGCGCACAATTCAAAGGATCAAACAGTGCTTCGACTAACATAGCTGAAAGAGATATGGAATTGTTCTAGCTGCCAGATTAATTGATATGGAATTGTTCTAGCTGCCAGATTAATTAGCGTAGTTACCTTTTTtgggttttggttttgagcatacttttacatttacatatgtaTTATAGAGAAAGTATAGCAGACAGAATGTTGATTTATATTCAAATGCAGGTTACCTGGGTGGAACACTCACAGTATGATGAGAGTGCAGTTCATCAACTTTATCGGTCAGTACTTAGTTCTGGCAGGGGCTTTGGTGCTCATAGGTGGCTTGCCACCCTACAGAGGTACTGCGAGTGTACGTCAGTCCTTATGTCTCCGACCATTTCTGGTGATGATCAGACAGGTCTTGCaacttcactttttttttttaatatatatatgtataaaattttGTGACAAAGGTGGTTAGTCTAATACACTTACTGTCATGCTACAGTGATAAGTATAAGTGGTAAGAAAAGCATGGCAAAGCTAGCACAGCGCATGGTGGATAACTTTTGTTCTGGAGTTTGTGCTTCATCTTTGCACAAGTGGGATAAGCTTCTAGTTGGAAATGTGAGTGAAGATATTAGGATTTTGACCCGAAAGAATATTAATGAACCTGGCAAACCACCTGGTATCGTTTTGAGTGCTGCAACTTCTGTCTGGTTGCCAGTTATGCGGGAAAGGTTATTTGATTTCTTGCGTGATGAACGATCAAGAAGTGAATGGGACATTTTATCCCATGGTGGGATGATGCAGGAGATGGTCCACATTTCCAAGGGCCACTGTCGCGGGAATTGTGTTTCTCTCTTGCGGTCAAGTGTgagttaattattataatttatgttCTAATAGACAAAAAATCAATTTTCTTAGACTTTACCAATTGTAAATCTCATGTTGATGTGCCTTAATTTGCAGACTGTTTGTCCTTACGCAAATGAGAGCAGCATGATAATATTGCAAGAAACATGGAATGATGCGTCAAGTTCTCTGGTAGTATATGCACCAATTGACATAGCATCAATGACTCTGGTGATGAATGGTGGGGATTCCAACTATGTGGCTCTCTTGCCATCAGGATTTGTGATTCTTTCAGATGATCCAATCAGTCAAGGTGGTGCAAATTTCTGTAACGGGACCCTGATCAAAAGGGATAGTGATGGGGGTGATGGAGGAGG encodes:
- the LOC110658405 gene encoding 60S ribosomal protein L24; the protein is MVLKTELCRFSGAKIYPGKGIRFVRSDSQVFLFANSKCKRYFHNRLKPSKLTWTAMYRKQHKKDIAAETVKKRRRATKMPYSRSIVGATLEVIQKRRTEKPEVRDAAREAALREIKERIKKTKDEKKAKKAEVMAKTQKTQSKGSLPKGAAPKGPKLGGGGGKR
- the LOC131171973 gene encoding homeobox-leucine zipper protein ANTHOCYANINLESS 2-like; this encodes MHSGGIGHRPPVVTPSIPKSPALSLSLKGNMDTHGDMGLLGEHLDPIIVRRIKEDGYESRSGSDNLEGASGDDQEAGEDQRCRKKKYNRHTPHQIQELEIFFKECPHPDEKQRSELSRRLGLESKQIKFWFQNRRTQMKNQLERQENIILREENEKLRAENELLKQNMTDPICNNCGSPVVPGPVSYEQQQLRIENGRLKDELGRVCALANKFLGRPLSSSFCPIPPFGSNSKLDLSVGRSGYGGICNVETTLPFGLDYGGGITMPLMKPTTSPMLNEVPYDRSMFIDLALAAMDELIKIAQIDSPLWIKSLEGGKDALNYEEYMRTFSPCIGVKPSSFVTEATRETGIVIINSLALVETLMDVNRWVEAFPGLIARASTIDVISSGMGGTKNGALQVMQAEFQVVSPFVPVRQVRFLRFCKQHAEGFGAVVDVSIDANQESSISFPFAACRRFPSGCIMQDMPNGCSKVTWVEHSQYDESAVHQLYRSVLSSGRGFGAHRWLATLQRYCECTSVLMSPTISGDDQTVISISGKKSMAKLAQRMVDNFCSGVCASSLHKWDKLLVGNVSEDIRILTRKNINEPGKPPGIVLSAATSVWLPVMRERLFDFLRDERSRSEWDILSHGGMMQEMVHISKGHCRGNCVSLLRSSAVCPNANESSMIILQETWNDASSSLVVYAPIDIASMALVKNGGDSNYVALLPSGFVILSDDPISQGGANFCNGTLIKRDSDGGDGGGSLLTVGFQILVNNLPTAKLTLESVETVNSLISRTIQRIKQCFD
- the LOC131172225 gene encoding homeobox-leucine zipper protein HDG1-like: MQVTWVEHSQYDESAVHQLYRSVLSSGRGFGAHRWLATLQRYCECTSVLMSPTISGDDQTVISISGKKSMAKLAQRMVDNFCSGVCASSLHKWDKLLVGNVSEDIRILTRKNINEPGKPPGIVLSAATSVWLPVMRERLFDFLRDERSRSEWDILSHGGMMQEMVHISKGHCRGNCVSLLRSSTVCPYANESSMIILQETWNDASSSLVVYAPIDIASMTLVMNGGDSNYVALLPSGFVILSDDPISQGGANFCNGTLIKRDSDGGDGGGSLLTVGFQILVNNLPTAKLTLESVETVNSLISRTIQRIKQCFN